A stretch of the Oxyura jamaicensis isolate SHBP4307 breed ruddy duck chromosome 4, BPBGC_Ojam_1.0, whole genome shotgun sequence genome encodes the following:
- the SEPTIN6 gene encoding septin-6 isoform X1 translates to MAAAEVARQGEGCRTVPLSGHVGFDSLPDQLVNKSVNHGFCFNILCVGETGLGKSTLMDTLFNTKFEGDPASHSQPGVQLKSSTYDLQESNVNLKLTIVSTVGFGDQINKEDSYKPIVEFIDAQFEAYLQEELKIKRVLHNYHDTRIHACLYFIAPTGHSLKSLDLVTMKKLDSKVNIIPIIAKSDAISKSELTKFKIKITSELVSNGVQIYQFPTDDESVAEINGTMNAHLPFAVIGSTEEMKIGNKMMKARQYPWGTVQVENEAHCDFVKLREMLIRVNMEDLREQTHTRHYELYRRCKLEEMGFKDTDPDSKPFSLQETYEAKRNEFLGELQKKEEAMRQMFVQRVKEKEAELKEAEKELHEKFDRLKKLHQDEKKKLEDKKKSLDDEVNAFKQRKTAAELLQSQAQQAGGSQTLKRDKERKNSYMYAVLQLTALGCMVHEAHCPVRVSCRTFPFTPEANAPTFG, encoded by the exons ggTGAAGGCTGTCGTACTGTCCCCCTTTCTGGACACGTGGGATTCGACAGTTTGCCTGACCAGCTGGTGAATAAGTCAGTTAATCATGGGTTTTGTTTCAACATCCTGTGTGTGG ggGAAACTGGCCTTGGTAAGTCCACCCTCATGGACACCCTTTTCAACACCAAGTTTGAAGGTGACCCAGCATCTCACTCGCAGCCTGGGGTCCAGCTCAAGTCTAGTACCTACGACTTGCAAGAGAGCAATGTCAACCTCAAACTGACCATTGTGAGCACAGTGGGCTTTGGGGATCAAATCAACAAAGAGGACAG CTATAAGCCCATTGTTGAGTTCATCGATGCTCAGTTTGAAGCCTACTTGCAAGAAGAACTGAAGATAAAGAGGGTCTTGCACAACTACCATGACACCCGGATCCATGCTTGCTTGTACTTCATTGCTCCCACGGGCCACTCACTGAAATCCTTGGACTTGGTGACAATGAAGAAGCTTGACAGCAAG GTCAACATCATTCCTATCATTGCCAAATCAGATGCCATTTCCAAGAGCGAGCTGaccaaatttaaaattaaaatcacaagTGAGCTGGTCAGCAACGGGGTTCAGATCTACCAGTTCCCAACAGACGATGAATCGGTGGCAGAGATAAACGGGACAATGAAT GCCCACTTGCCGTTTGCAGTGATCGGGAGCACAGAGGAGAtgaaaataggaaacaaaatgatGAAAGCTCGTCAGTACCCCTGGGGCACAGTGCAGG TGGAGAATGAAGCTCACTGCGACTTTGTGAAGCTGCGAGAGATGCTGATCCGTGTGAACATGGAAGATCTTCGTGAACAGACCCACACACGCCACTACGAGCTGTACCGACGGTGTAAACTGGAGGAGATGGGTTTCAAGGACACCGATCCAGACAGCAAACCCTTCAG cTTACAAGAAACTTACGAGGCCAAAAGAAATGAGTTTCTGGGGgaactgcagaaaaaggaagaagcaatgAGGCAAATGTTTGTCCAGAGGGTCAAGGAAAAAGAAGCGGAGCTGAAGGAGGCTGAGAAAGAG CTGCATGAAAAGTTTGATCGTCTGAAGAAGTTACAtcaggatgaaaaaaagaagctaGAGGATAAGAAGAAATCTTTGGATGATGaagtaaatgcatttaaacAGAGGAAGACAGCAGCTGAATTGCTCCAATCTCAGGCTCAGCAGGCTGGAGGATCGCAGACTCTTAAAAgagataaggaaagaaaaaa TTCTTACATGTATGCTGTTTTACAGTTAACTGCTCTTGGCTGCATGGTGCATGAGGCACATTGTCCTG
- the SEPTIN6 gene encoding septin-6 isoform X5, giving the protein MAAAEVARQGEGCRTVPLSGHVGFDSLPDQLVNKSVNHGFCFNILCVGETGLGKSTLMDTLFNTKFEGDPASHSQPGVQLKSSTYDLQESNVNLKLTIVSTVGFGDQINKEDSYKPIVEFIDAQFEAYLQEELKIKRVLHNYHDTRIHACLYFIAPTGHSLKSLDLVTMKKLDSKVNIIPIIAKSDAISKSELTKFKIKITSELVSNGVQIYQFPTDDESVAEINGTMNAHLPFAVIGSTEEMKIGNKMMKARQYPWGTVQVENEAHCDFVKLREMLIRVNMEDLREQTHTRHYELYRRCKLEEMGFKDTDPDSKPFSLQETYEAKRNEFLGELQKKEEAMRQMFVQRVKEKEAELKEAEKELHEKFDRLKKLHQDEKKKLEDKKKSLDDEVNAFKQRKTAAELLQSQAQQAGGSQTLKRDKERKN; this is encoded by the exons ggTGAAGGCTGTCGTACTGTCCCCCTTTCTGGACACGTGGGATTCGACAGTTTGCCTGACCAGCTGGTGAATAAGTCAGTTAATCATGGGTTTTGTTTCAACATCCTGTGTGTGG ggGAAACTGGCCTTGGTAAGTCCACCCTCATGGACACCCTTTTCAACACCAAGTTTGAAGGTGACCCAGCATCTCACTCGCAGCCTGGGGTCCAGCTCAAGTCTAGTACCTACGACTTGCAAGAGAGCAATGTCAACCTCAAACTGACCATTGTGAGCACAGTGGGCTTTGGGGATCAAATCAACAAAGAGGACAG CTATAAGCCCATTGTTGAGTTCATCGATGCTCAGTTTGAAGCCTACTTGCAAGAAGAACTGAAGATAAAGAGGGTCTTGCACAACTACCATGACACCCGGATCCATGCTTGCTTGTACTTCATTGCTCCCACGGGCCACTCACTGAAATCCTTGGACTTGGTGACAATGAAGAAGCTTGACAGCAAG GTCAACATCATTCCTATCATTGCCAAATCAGATGCCATTTCCAAGAGCGAGCTGaccaaatttaaaattaaaatcacaagTGAGCTGGTCAGCAACGGGGTTCAGATCTACCAGTTCCCAACAGACGATGAATCGGTGGCAGAGATAAACGGGACAATGAAT GCCCACTTGCCGTTTGCAGTGATCGGGAGCACAGAGGAGAtgaaaataggaaacaaaatgatGAAAGCTCGTCAGTACCCCTGGGGCACAGTGCAGG TGGAGAATGAAGCTCACTGCGACTTTGTGAAGCTGCGAGAGATGCTGATCCGTGTGAACATGGAAGATCTTCGTGAACAGACCCACACACGCCACTACGAGCTGTACCGACGGTGTAAACTGGAGGAGATGGGTTTCAAGGACACCGATCCAGACAGCAAACCCTTCAG cTTACAAGAAACTTACGAGGCCAAAAGAAATGAGTTTCTGGGGgaactgcagaaaaaggaagaagcaatgAGGCAAATGTTTGTCCAGAGGGTCAAGGAAAAAGAAGCGGAGCTGAAGGAGGCTGAGAAAGAG CTGCATGAAAAGTTTGATCGTCTGAAGAAGTTACAtcaggatgaaaaaaagaagctaGAGGATAAGAAGAAATCTTTGGATGATGaagtaaatgcatttaaacAGAGGAAGACAGCAGCTGAATTGCTCCAATCTCAGGCTCAGCAGGCTGGAGGATCGCAGACTCTTAAAAgagataaggaaagaaaaaa TTAA
- the SEPTIN6 gene encoding septin-6 isoform X2 produces the protein MAAAEVARQGEGCRTVPLSGHVGFDSLPDQLVNKSVNHGFCFNILCVGETGLGKSTLMDTLFNTKFEGDPASHSQPGVQLKSSTYDLQESNVNLKLTIVSTVGFGDQINKEDSYKPIVEFIDAQFEAYLQEELKIKRVLHNYHDTRIHACLYFIAPTGHSLKSLDLVTMKKLDSKVNIIPIIAKSDAISKSELTKFKIKITSELVSNGVQIYQFPTDDESVAEINGTMNAHLPFAVIGSTEEMKIGNKMMKARQYPWGTVQVENEAHCDFVKLREMLIRVNMEDLREQTHTRHYELYRRCKLEEMGFKDTDPDSKPFSLQETYEAKRNEFLGELQKKEEAMRQMFVQRVKEKEAELKEAEKELHEKFDRLKKLHQDEKKKLEDKKKSLDDEVNAFKQRKTAAELLQSQAQQAGGSQTLKRDKERKNNPWLCTE, from the exons ggTGAAGGCTGTCGTACTGTCCCCCTTTCTGGACACGTGGGATTCGACAGTTTGCCTGACCAGCTGGTGAATAAGTCAGTTAATCATGGGTTTTGTTTCAACATCCTGTGTGTGG ggGAAACTGGCCTTGGTAAGTCCACCCTCATGGACACCCTTTTCAACACCAAGTTTGAAGGTGACCCAGCATCTCACTCGCAGCCTGGGGTCCAGCTCAAGTCTAGTACCTACGACTTGCAAGAGAGCAATGTCAACCTCAAACTGACCATTGTGAGCACAGTGGGCTTTGGGGATCAAATCAACAAAGAGGACAG CTATAAGCCCATTGTTGAGTTCATCGATGCTCAGTTTGAAGCCTACTTGCAAGAAGAACTGAAGATAAAGAGGGTCTTGCACAACTACCATGACACCCGGATCCATGCTTGCTTGTACTTCATTGCTCCCACGGGCCACTCACTGAAATCCTTGGACTTGGTGACAATGAAGAAGCTTGACAGCAAG GTCAACATCATTCCTATCATTGCCAAATCAGATGCCATTTCCAAGAGCGAGCTGaccaaatttaaaattaaaatcacaagTGAGCTGGTCAGCAACGGGGTTCAGATCTACCAGTTCCCAACAGACGATGAATCGGTGGCAGAGATAAACGGGACAATGAAT GCCCACTTGCCGTTTGCAGTGATCGGGAGCACAGAGGAGAtgaaaataggaaacaaaatgatGAAAGCTCGTCAGTACCCCTGGGGCACAGTGCAGG TGGAGAATGAAGCTCACTGCGACTTTGTGAAGCTGCGAGAGATGCTGATCCGTGTGAACATGGAAGATCTTCGTGAACAGACCCACACACGCCACTACGAGCTGTACCGACGGTGTAAACTGGAGGAGATGGGTTTCAAGGACACCGATCCAGACAGCAAACCCTTCAG cTTACAAGAAACTTACGAGGCCAAAAGAAATGAGTTTCTGGGGgaactgcagaaaaaggaagaagcaatgAGGCAAATGTTTGTCCAGAGGGTCAAGGAAAAAGAAGCGGAGCTGAAGGAGGCTGAGAAAGAG CTGCATGAAAAGTTTGATCGTCTGAAGAAGTTACAtcaggatgaaaaaaagaagctaGAGGATAAGAAGAAATCTTTGGATGATGaagtaaatgcatttaaacAGAGGAAGACAGCAGCTGAATTGCTCCAATCTCAGGCTCAGCAGGCTGGAGGATCGCAGACTCTTAAAAgagataaggaaagaaaaaa
- the SEPTIN6 gene encoding septin-6 isoform X4, which translates to MAAAEVARQGEGCRTVPLSGHVGFDSLPDQLVNKSVNHGFCFNILCVGETGLGKSTLMDTLFNTKFEGDPASHSQPGVQLKSSTYDLQESNVNLKLTIVSTVGFGDQINKEDSYKPIVEFIDAQFEAYLQEELKIKRVLHNYHDTRIHACLYFIAPTGHSLKSLDLVTMKKLDSKVNIIPIIAKSDAISKSELTKFKIKITSELVSNGVQIYQFPTDDESVAEINGTMNAHLPFAVIGSTEEMKIGNKMMKARQYPWGTVQVENEAHCDFVKLREMLIRVNMEDLREQTHTRHYELYRRCKLEEMGFKDTDPDSKPFSLQETYEAKRNEFLGELQKKEEAMRQMFVQRVKEKEAELKEAEKELHEKFDRLKKLHQDEKKKLEDKKKSLDDEVNAFKQRKTAAELLQSQAQQAGGSQTLKRDKERKNFF; encoded by the exons ggTGAAGGCTGTCGTACTGTCCCCCTTTCTGGACACGTGGGATTCGACAGTTTGCCTGACCAGCTGGTGAATAAGTCAGTTAATCATGGGTTTTGTTTCAACATCCTGTGTGTGG ggGAAACTGGCCTTGGTAAGTCCACCCTCATGGACACCCTTTTCAACACCAAGTTTGAAGGTGACCCAGCATCTCACTCGCAGCCTGGGGTCCAGCTCAAGTCTAGTACCTACGACTTGCAAGAGAGCAATGTCAACCTCAAACTGACCATTGTGAGCACAGTGGGCTTTGGGGATCAAATCAACAAAGAGGACAG CTATAAGCCCATTGTTGAGTTCATCGATGCTCAGTTTGAAGCCTACTTGCAAGAAGAACTGAAGATAAAGAGGGTCTTGCACAACTACCATGACACCCGGATCCATGCTTGCTTGTACTTCATTGCTCCCACGGGCCACTCACTGAAATCCTTGGACTTGGTGACAATGAAGAAGCTTGACAGCAAG GTCAACATCATTCCTATCATTGCCAAATCAGATGCCATTTCCAAGAGCGAGCTGaccaaatttaaaattaaaatcacaagTGAGCTGGTCAGCAACGGGGTTCAGATCTACCAGTTCCCAACAGACGATGAATCGGTGGCAGAGATAAACGGGACAATGAAT GCCCACTTGCCGTTTGCAGTGATCGGGAGCACAGAGGAGAtgaaaataggaaacaaaatgatGAAAGCTCGTCAGTACCCCTGGGGCACAGTGCAGG TGGAGAATGAAGCTCACTGCGACTTTGTGAAGCTGCGAGAGATGCTGATCCGTGTGAACATGGAAGATCTTCGTGAACAGACCCACACACGCCACTACGAGCTGTACCGACGGTGTAAACTGGAGGAGATGGGTTTCAAGGACACCGATCCAGACAGCAAACCCTTCAG cTTACAAGAAACTTACGAGGCCAAAAGAAATGAGTTTCTGGGGgaactgcagaaaaaggaagaagcaatgAGGCAAATGTTTGTCCAGAGGGTCAAGGAAAAAGAAGCGGAGCTGAAGGAGGCTGAGAAAGAG CTGCATGAAAAGTTTGATCGTCTGAAGAAGTTACAtcaggatgaaaaaaagaagctaGAGGATAAGAAGAAATCTTTGGATGATGaagtaaatgcatttaaacAGAGGAAGACAGCAGCTGAATTGCTCCAATCTCAGGCTCAGCAGGCTGGAGGATCGCAGACTCTTAAAAgagataaggaaagaaaaaa
- the SEPTIN6 gene encoding septin-6 isoform X3 — protein MAAAEVARQGEGCRTVPLSGHVGFDSLPDQLVNKSVNHGFCFNILCVGETGLGKSTLMDTLFNTKFEGDPASHSQPGVQLKSSTYDLQESNVNLKLTIVSTVGFGDQINKEDSYKPIVEFIDAQFEAYLQEELKIKRVLHNYHDTRIHACLYFIAPTGHSLKSLDLVTMKKLDSKVNIIPIIAKSDAISKSELTKFKIKITSELVSNGVQIYQFPTDDESVAEINGTMNAHLPFAVIGSTEEMKIGNKMMKARQYPWGTVQVENEAHCDFVKLREMLIRVNMEDLREQTHTRHYELYRRCKLEEMGFKDTDPDSKPFSLQETYEAKRNEFLGELQKKEEAMRQMFVQRVKEKEAELKEAEKELHEKFDRLKKLHQDEKKKLEDKKKSLDDEVNAFKQRKTAAELLQSQAQQAGGSQTLKRDKERKNSGFL, from the exons ggTGAAGGCTGTCGTACTGTCCCCCTTTCTGGACACGTGGGATTCGACAGTTTGCCTGACCAGCTGGTGAATAAGTCAGTTAATCATGGGTTTTGTTTCAACATCCTGTGTGTGG ggGAAACTGGCCTTGGTAAGTCCACCCTCATGGACACCCTTTTCAACACCAAGTTTGAAGGTGACCCAGCATCTCACTCGCAGCCTGGGGTCCAGCTCAAGTCTAGTACCTACGACTTGCAAGAGAGCAATGTCAACCTCAAACTGACCATTGTGAGCACAGTGGGCTTTGGGGATCAAATCAACAAAGAGGACAG CTATAAGCCCATTGTTGAGTTCATCGATGCTCAGTTTGAAGCCTACTTGCAAGAAGAACTGAAGATAAAGAGGGTCTTGCACAACTACCATGACACCCGGATCCATGCTTGCTTGTACTTCATTGCTCCCACGGGCCACTCACTGAAATCCTTGGACTTGGTGACAATGAAGAAGCTTGACAGCAAG GTCAACATCATTCCTATCATTGCCAAATCAGATGCCATTTCCAAGAGCGAGCTGaccaaatttaaaattaaaatcacaagTGAGCTGGTCAGCAACGGGGTTCAGATCTACCAGTTCCCAACAGACGATGAATCGGTGGCAGAGATAAACGGGACAATGAAT GCCCACTTGCCGTTTGCAGTGATCGGGAGCACAGAGGAGAtgaaaataggaaacaaaatgatGAAAGCTCGTCAGTACCCCTGGGGCACAGTGCAGG TGGAGAATGAAGCTCACTGCGACTTTGTGAAGCTGCGAGAGATGCTGATCCGTGTGAACATGGAAGATCTTCGTGAACAGACCCACACACGCCACTACGAGCTGTACCGACGGTGTAAACTGGAGGAGATGGGTTTCAAGGACACCGATCCAGACAGCAAACCCTTCAG cTTACAAGAAACTTACGAGGCCAAAAGAAATGAGTTTCTGGGGgaactgcagaaaaaggaagaagcaatgAGGCAAATGTTTGTCCAGAGGGTCAAGGAAAAAGAAGCGGAGCTGAAGGAGGCTGAGAAAGAG CTGCATGAAAAGTTTGATCGTCTGAAGAAGTTACAtcaggatgaaaaaaagaagctaGAGGATAAGAAGAAATCTTTGGATGATGaagtaaatgcatttaaacAGAGGAAGACAGCAGCTGAATTGCTCCAATCTCAGGCTCAGCAGGCTGGAGGATCGCAGACTCTTAAAAgagataaggaaagaaaaaa